The DNA window ACGTCTCATCCATATCAAAAAAAATCGCTTTAAGCACTGGGGCTCCTTCATTCAATATTTAATTACTGGTTAGAGAGGGATCTCTTGGTCAACCTATTATCTCACGCTCAACAGCATCGTAAAGCCTCAAGACCTACACGTTGTTGATCTGCTCATTCTATTCCCTTGGTAAATTCTCAAACTATCGCGCTTTTGTTACGGCAGTTAAACCGCTTAATAAACGAATAACTCATCGAGAGTAATAAATTGAGTCATTATGTCGATCTGCTCACGTTTCGATCTATCTTGATGATTTGTATTTTTGGTTTTTTATCTGTAATTAATTCTATCAGTTGGTACTTTACTCTGGTTTATCGTAGTTTGTGCCAGAGATTGTTTGTTAAATGTTAATGGTTGTGCGTGAATAGTTTTGCAATGGCTAATGTCGGGGTTTTGCATAAAACTAGAGCATTTTTCTGTTTTTATTGGTGCATATCGCACAAAAATAGGCTTATATGAAAGTGGTTAAATACTTGTTAATGCATTTTTATTCGCCTAATGTGCGTTGAATTAACATTTTCATGGCGTAATATACTTTAATTGTTGCTTTTTTGTGTGATTTTTGCCACATTGTCTCCGCATTTAAATTTCAGAGCATTATTCTGAATTTGAACGGATTCATTCAGGTGATGAATAGCCCCCTTTATTGCGGCGTTATTCGATACCACAGACAAGGCAGTAGAGGTCTGAAATGTCACTATTAGAAGTGAAAAACCTTCGTATTGAGTATCCATCCCGACACGGTGTTCACGCAGCCGTGAAATCATTGTCGTTCCAGATTGAGCGCGGCGAGATAGTGGGTGTCGTTGGCGAGTCAGGTGCGGGTAAGTCCACCGTTGGTAACGCTGTTATTGATTTGCTTAGTCCTCCAGGTCGAGTTGCCAGTGGCGACGTATTCCTGGATGGAGAAAAGATTTCTGGCTTATCGCCAGAAGCAATGCGTAAGGTTCGTGGCTCGAAGATTGGTTTTATCTTCCAGGACCCAATGACCTCTCTCAACCCTTTATTTACGGTTGAGCAGCAGCTGAAAGAAACCATTCATGCCAATATGAAAGTGTCGGACGAAGAAGCGTATCAACGTGCACTTTCTCTGATGCAGCAGGTCGGTATTCCTCAGCCGGAAAACCGTCTGAAACAGTATCCTCACCAGTTCTCTGGCGGTATGCGTCAGCGTGTGGTTATTGCGATTGCTCTGGCGGGTGAGCCAGATCTGATCATTGCCGATGAACCAACAACGGCGCTGGACGTATCAATCCAGGACCAAATCCTTAATCTTATCCGTGAGTTGTGTATCAAGAACAACGTAGGTTGTATGTTGGTGACGCACGACATGGGTGTGGTTTCAAATGTAACTGACCGTGTAGCGGTTATGTACCGTGGCGATCTGGTTGAGTTTGGTCCTACTGCTAAAGTGCTGGGTAACCCGGATCACCCTTACACTCGCAGCCTGATCTCAGCTGTCCCGCGTTCAGATGTGAAGCTCGAGCGTTTTCCTCTGGTGAGCTACATCGAAGAAGCGACAGAAATGAAGTCGCTAGACATTAAGACCCACTGGCTGGGTCAAAGCCAGGATCAGCGTGAGTACACCGGTCCTTTATTGGATGTGAAAAACGTTAATCTGCGATTTGTCACTAAGGACTCTCTGTTTGAAAGCCGTCGTGAGTACGTTCAAGCGTCGAACAACGTTAGCTTTGAAGTTCACGAAGGTGAAACATTTGGCCTGGTGGGTGAGTCTGGTTCAGGTAAATCAACCATCGCGCGAGTGATTGCCGGACTGTATGAGCCAAACTCAGGCCAGGTGAAATTTGAAGGCCTTGATTTGACTGCGATGAAGTCAGAGAAAGAGCGTCGTCCGGTTCGCCGTCAGATGCAGATGGTTTTCCAGAACCCTTATACGTCGATGAACCCGCGTATGAAGGTGGCCGATATCATTGCAGAGCCAATCCGTTTCCATAAGCTCACTAAAAACGAAGCAGAGACACGTCAGATTGTGAATGACCTGCTTGATCACGTTGGATTGGGGCGTATGGCTGGTCTTAAATACCCTCATGAATTCTCGGGTGGTCAGCGTCAGCGTATTTCTATCGCGCGCGCTCTGGCAACGCGACCTCGTCTTTTAATCTGTGACGAGCCGACGTCGGCATTGGACGTTTCGGTACAGGCACAGATTCTTAACTTGTTGAAAGATCTGCAAAGTGAACTGAACTTGACTATGTTATTTATCAGTCACGATTTACCAGTTATTCGTCAGATGTGTGACCGAGTGGGGGTAATGCAGATGGGTACGCTACTTGAAGTTGCACCGACCGAGCAGCTGTTTACCGCTCCTCAACATGAGTACAGCAAAAAACTGATCTCTCTGATGCCGGAATTTACCGGACTAAGAGAAGATATCAAATCGGCATAAACCAAGTTTTCGCTTGGCTGATCTTGACTATAAAAACGCAAACACAACAACAAGGGACTTAGATCCCAGCATGAAGGAGTTATGCAAATGAAAACCATGAAAAGCAAATTAGCAGTGGCGCTAATGGCTGCTGGCCTTAGCTTTAACGCTTTAGCTGCAGACATTAAAGTTGGCTACGCTGCTGACCCTGTATCGCTTGACCCGCACGAGCAGCTGTCTGGCGGTACTCTGCAAATGTCACACATGGTATTTGATCCACTGGTTCGCTTCACTCAGGAAATGGATTTTGAACCTCGCCTGGCAGAAAGCTGGGAGCGTGTTAACGATACAACTGTACGTTTCAAACTGCGTGAAGGTGTGAAGTTCCACTCTGGTAACACAATGACTGCAGATGACGTTGTATGGACATTTGAGCGTCTGCAAAACTCTCCGGATTTTAAAGCAATCTTCGACCCGTACGAGAAAATCGTTAAAGTTGACGACAACACCATTGAGCTTGTGACTAAAGGTCCATACCCACTGGTTCTGCAAACTGCAACCTACATCTTCCCGATGGACAGCAAGTTCTACACAGGTAAGACAGAAGACGGCAAAGACAAATCTGAGCTGGTTAAGCACGGTAACTCATTTGCATCAACTCACGTTTCTGGTACTGGTCCGTTCATCGTGACATCACGTGAACAGGGCGTAAAAGTTGAATTTGAACGTTTCAGCGATTACTGGGACACAGCGTCAAAAGGTAACGTAGACAAGCTTACACTGGTACCGATCAAAGAAGATGCGACTCGCGTTGCAGCTCTGCTTTCTGGTGGTGTTGATATGATTCACCCAGTAGCGCCAAACGATCACAAACGTGTACAAGATGCAGAAGGCATCGATCTGGTAACTCTGCCAGGTACTCGTATCATCACGCTGCAAATGAACCAAAACAGCAATGAAGCGCTGAAAGATGTTCGCGTTCGTCAGGCAATTGTGCACGCAATCAACAACGAAGGCATCGTGAAGAAAATCATGAAAGGCTTCGCAACGGCAGCTGGTCAGCAAAGCCCAGCAGGCTACGTTGGTCACAATGACAAACTGGTTCCTCGCTACGATCTGAAGAAAGCAAAAGAGCTGATGAAAGAAGCGGGCTACGAGAAAGGCTTCACGCTGACTATGATCGCGCCAAACAACCGTTACGTGAACGATGCGAAAGTAGCACAAGCAGCGGCGGCGATGCTGTCTAAGATCGGCATCAAGGTTGATCTGAAGACTATGCCTAAAGCGCAATACTGGCCTGAGTTTGATTTGTGTTCAGCAGACATGCTGATGATCGGCTGGCACTCAGACACAGAAGATTCTGCGAACTTCAACGAGTTCCTAACTATGACTCGTAACGAAGAGACAGGTCGTGGTCAGTACAACTGTGGTCACTACTCAAACCCAGAAATGGATAAAGTAGTAGAAGCGGCTAACGTTGAAACGGATCCGGCGAAACGTGCAGAGATGCTTCAAGGTGTAGAAGCAACGCTTTACAACGATGCAGCGTTCGTACCGCTACACTGGCAAAGTGAAGCTTGGGGCGCGAAGTCTAACGTTAAAGCAGCAGACATCGTAAACCCAATGGTTATGCCTTACTTTGGCGACCTAGTGGTTGAATAATTACCTTGAGTAATTTTTAGGAGGGAGTTCGCTCCCTCCTACATGAGCGCCATAACAAGCTAGTTTTGTTTGGACTCAACACTTGGCTCAGTTTTATTTCAGTCGGATTGAGCTGGTCTAAAGACTGAATTTTCTCTCTGTATACAGAGATTTATGGATAGTTAAGGGGCAAGGAATGTTTTCGTTTCTGGTCAAGCGCCTGTTTCAGGCACTGATAGTGATGTTTGTGATCAGTTTGGTGGCGTTTGCCATTCAGGACAACCTGGGTGACCCGCTGCGTGAGCTTGTAGGTCAGTCGGTTTCGGAGTCGGAGCGTCAAGCGCTGCGTGATGAACTGGGCCTGAACGATCCCTTTATCACAAAGTACACTCGCTTTGTCGGTAATGCACTACAAGGTGATTTAGGTACATCATACTTTTTCAAGCGCCCGGCGGTTGAGGTTATTCTTGATAAGCTGGTGGCGACATTAGAGCTCGTGTTTGGCGCGACGCTCATCATTATTGTTTTCTCTATACCACTCGGGGTGTATTCCGCAATTCACCCGAAAAGTATTTTCACCAAATTTGTTATGGCGATGAGTAGTGTCGGTATTTCGATTCCTGTCTTCCTGACGGCAATCATGCTGATGTACGTCTTCTCCATCGAACTTGGCTGGCTGCCTTCCTACGGGCGAGGTGAGACGGCTAACATTCTCGGCTGGGAGTCAGGCTTCTTCACTATTGACGGTATCAAGCACCTGATTCTGCCATGTATCGCACTGGCTTCTATCATGTTACCGCTGTTTATCCGTCTGGTGCGTTCAGAAATGCTGGAAGTCCTGAGCTCTGAGTACATCAAGTTCGCTAAAGCGAAAGGCCTGAACTTACAAAAGATTTATTACCAACATGCACTGAAAAATACCATGCTGCCAGTACTGACAGTGGGTGGTGTGCAAATTGGTACCATGGTGGCCTACACCATTCTGACTGAAACCGTATTCCAGTGGCCGGGTACCGGTTTCCTTTTCCTCGAGGCGATTAACCGTGTTGATACACCGCTGATCACCGCTTACGTTATCTTTGTTGGTCTGATCTTCGTGGTAACTAATACCATCGTTGACTTGCTGTACGGCATCATCAACCCGACTGTTAACCTGACTGGAAAAGGAGCTTAATCATGAGCCAATCTAATGTAGCTGCTGCTCCTTCTGCATGGGAGCGCTTTAAAAACTCGGACTTCCTGTACTACTTTAAGCGCGATAAAGTGGCAATGGCGAGTTTCACGGTGTTTATGGTGTTTTTGGTGTTGGCACTTGCTGCGCCAGTTCTGGCACCAACTGACCCGTATGACCTGACTTCTATCGACATCATGGACTCAGAGTTGCCACCTTCATGGATGGAAGACGGCGACAAGCGTTTTGTTCTGGGTACGGATGAGCAAGGTCGTGACATCTTATCGACCATTCTTTACGGTTCGCGCTTGTCACTGACTATCGGCTTCCTGGCCGTAGGTTTGCAGCTGGTTCTGGGTATCATCATTGGTCTGTCTGCAGGTTACTTTGGTGGCCGTATTGACAGCTTCCTGATGCGTTTTGCTGATGTTCAGTTGTCGTTCTCAACCATGATGGTAGCAATCATTGTATCGGCGATTTTCAAGGCCAGCTTTGGCAGTGATTTCTACAGCCAATATGCGGTAGTGATGCTGGTGGTCATCATCGGTGTGGCAGAATGGCCACAGTACGCACGTACTATCCGTGCATCGGTACTGGCAGAGAAGAAAAAGGAATACGTTGAAGCGGCACGCGTGATGGGCTTTAAAGCGCCACGTATCATGTTCCGCCACATCCTACCGAACTGTCTGTCGCCAATCCTGGTTATTTCGACAGTACAGGTAGCGAATGCGATCATGTCTGAGGCGGCGCTGTCGTTCTTAGGTCTGGGTCTGCCAGTGGATCAGCCGTCACTGGGCGCACTGATTAGTATCGGTTTTAATTACATCTTCTCTGGTGCATGGTGGATTACTGCTTTCCCTGGCATTGTGTTGGTCACACTGGTATTGGTTATCAACCTGCTGGGTGACTGGTTGCGTGATGTATTTAACCCAAAACTGTATAAAGGTTAATAATTTAGCGACTAAGTGTTGTTAATTCACTAAAATCCTTCCTAAACTAAGAGCCGGATGAATTTTCGGCTCTTTTTTTGCAAGTCATTCTTCGTTCACAGTTTTTTGGCGCTTTGTCGTCATAATTACCTTACCTACTAGTTTAAAGTGAAGCGTATGGAATTGAAGAAGGCACAATACCCATCTCATCGTATCCAACTAAGCCTCAGTCTGGGTTTATTATTGGGACTCAGTCAGTTTTCCAGCCCTGTAAAGGCGGACGATTTCCTTTGTGATGCCGTTCAGTCCAGTAATAAAGATCTCCCGAAGCTTGAGTCGACATGTCCTATTGGCAAAGGGTTATGGGGAAAGAAACTGCCGCCTAAGGGCAGCGAATTCTACTGGATTCAGTGTGGTTTGTTGCCAAAGCCGATGACAGTCGCACAATCTAAACCTCTGTATATCAAAATAACTACCGATGTCTGGATGAAGCCAGAAAAGAATGGTTACCGCTGTCTGATTGGCCCATATCTAGACGCAGGTCAGGCAGTTACTGATTTACGGGAAGTTAAAACCTTACCAGATTACAAAGAGGCGTTTATCCGGGTAGTCGGAGAGAGCAATGCCAGGCAAGTCAAACCAAACCCGCCTAAAGCTAAGGCCGTAAGTCCTAAGCCGACAACCCCTGCCAGTGCTGTTACTCCTGCGGCTGACGTAATCAGTGTTCCCGCCAAAAAAGCACAGACGAAGTCCGCCGTCACACAGGCAACCACTAAGCCATCTACAAAGTCCGAATCTAAACCATTAGTGAAGGGCAATAATGCGATTACCGTACGTCTGACAGCCTCGGTACAGGATAAAACCTATGTTGTGCCTTATCTGGTTGAGAACCGTAACCAATTTTATATGGAACATGGAACACCTTGGAATAGACTTAACTACGACGATGCCAGTCAGATATGTCACCAGTTAGGTATGTCTCTGGTAACCCATGATGAATTTAAAGCGCTGAGAAGCTCAGGGGTGATGGAAAAGAATCGTTGGCCGCTTCAACTGCCGTATTGGGGAAAAGATAAGATTGGTCTTTTTGCTGACCGCATACCGAACCAGCTAACGGGGACCTCTTTGCTGAATGTGCTGTGCGTTAAGTGATGATTGTGCGCGTTATCTGCATGCTGGTGGACAATGGTGCCTGGAAGGGACTGCAATACATCTGGTTAGCTGACAGAGAATGTGTACGCTAAGCTTGTGACAATATCGCCAATTGGTCATAATGTTACTAGTAACATTATTAACAAGTCACACACTTATGACCCAACATAATAAAAAGACACGCACGACACTACAGGATGTCGCCGACCAGGTTGGTGTAACAAAGATGACGGTCTCGCGCTATATGCGTAATCCGGAATCCGTTGCTGAAAAAACTCGGGTAAAAATTGCCGCAGTTATTGAGGAGATGGGTTATATCGAAAACCGTGCTCCGGCAATGCTGTCCAAATCTTCCAGCAAAGCGATTGGTATTTTACTTCCTTCTCTGTCCAACCAGATTTTTGCCTCTTTTGTTCAGGGCATAGAAATGGTCACTAAAGCTAACGGTTATGAGACGCTTCTGGCTCACTTTAGCTATGATGTGGCGGAAGAAGAGCGCAAGATTGCCTCATTACTTTCTTATCAGGTTGATGGCCTGATCCTGACTGAAAGCAACCATACCCCACGTACCTTACAGATGATCCAAAATGCGGGCATACCCGTTGTAGAAACCATGGAACTGCCCGATCAGCCAATTGATATGGCGGTTGGTCTGGATCATGAAGATGCATCATACAGCGCAGTAAAGCGTATGTTAGATTCCGGCAAGCGAACCATTGTCTATTTTGGCGCGCGTCTGGATACCCGTACCAAGCTGCGTATGCAAGGTTACGATCGAGCTATGGCAGAAGCGGGTCTTGAATCAAAACATGTGCTGACTGGTGAACACTCCAGTTATTCACTGGCCCATGAGCTTTTAGCGCAAGCTCTGGAAATTTATCCCGATATGGATGGTGTGTTCTGTACCAACGATGACATTGCTATCGGCACCATACTCAGTGCTCAACAGCGCGGCATTCAGATACCTCAGCAGCTCGCGGTAGTTGGGTATAACGCGTTGGACATCGGCCAGACAATCAGCCCGAAGCTGACCAGTGTCGATACGCCTCGTTTTGAGATTGGCAAGAAGAGTGCAGAACTGTTAATCGCGCGACTCAAAGGCGAAGACCAGTCAGAGCAGGTAGTTGACATGGGGTATGAAATCACGGCAGGTGAGAGTGTGTAACTCCTTTCTAAGCTAAAGAAAAGCGGAGTGTGGAGCACTCCGCTTTTTGTTTTAGACAATAAAGCTTGCCCCTTGGTCGGCACTGGAAACATTATGACGGATCACCGCAAACAATCCGCGCCCCCATGTCTGCTGCATTGATTCGGTATCTAGCTGAAATATTTC is part of the Vibrio sp. B1FLJ16 genome and encodes:
- a CDS encoding ABC transporter ATP-binding protein → MSLLEVKNLRIEYPSRHGVHAAVKSLSFQIERGEIVGVVGESGAGKSTVGNAVIDLLSPPGRVASGDVFLDGEKISGLSPEAMRKVRGSKIGFIFQDPMTSLNPLFTVEQQLKETIHANMKVSDEEAYQRALSLMQQVGIPQPENRLKQYPHQFSGGMRQRVVIAIALAGEPDLIIADEPTTALDVSIQDQILNLIRELCIKNNVGCMLVTHDMGVVSNVTDRVAVMYRGDLVEFGPTAKVLGNPDHPYTRSLISAVPRSDVKLERFPLVSYIEEATEMKSLDIKTHWLGQSQDQREYTGPLLDVKNVNLRFVTKDSLFESRREYVQASNNVSFEVHEGETFGLVGESGSGKSTIARVIAGLYEPNSGQVKFEGLDLTAMKSEKERRPVRRQMQMVFQNPYTSMNPRMKVADIIAEPIRFHKLTKNEAETRQIVNDLLDHVGLGRMAGLKYPHEFSGGQRQRISIARALATRPRLLICDEPTSALDVSVQAQILNLLKDLQSELNLTMLFISHDLPVIRQMCDRVGVMQMGTLLEVAPTEQLFTAPQHEYSKKLISLMPEFTGLREDIKSA
- a CDS encoding ABC transporter substrate-binding protein — protein: MKTMKSKLAVALMAAGLSFNALAADIKVGYAADPVSLDPHEQLSGGTLQMSHMVFDPLVRFTQEMDFEPRLAESWERVNDTTVRFKLREGVKFHSGNTMTADDVVWTFERLQNSPDFKAIFDPYEKIVKVDDNTIELVTKGPYPLVLQTATYIFPMDSKFYTGKTEDGKDKSELVKHGNSFASTHVSGTGPFIVTSREQGVKVEFERFSDYWDTASKGNVDKLTLVPIKEDATRVAALLSGGVDMIHPVAPNDHKRVQDAEGIDLVTLPGTRIITLQMNQNSNEALKDVRVRQAIVHAINNEGIVKKIMKGFATAAGQQSPAGYVGHNDKLVPRYDLKKAKELMKEAGYEKGFTLTMIAPNNRYVNDAKVAQAAAAMLSKIGIKVDLKTMPKAQYWPEFDLCSADMLMIGWHSDTEDSANFNEFLTMTRNEETGRGQYNCGHYSNPEMDKVVEAANVETDPAKRAEMLQGVEATLYNDAAFVPLHWQSEAWGAKSNVKAADIVNPMVMPYFGDLVVE
- a CDS encoding ABC transporter permease, with amino-acid sequence MFSFLVKRLFQALIVMFVISLVAFAIQDNLGDPLRELVGQSVSESERQALRDELGLNDPFITKYTRFVGNALQGDLGTSYFFKRPAVEVILDKLVATLELVFGATLIIIVFSIPLGVYSAIHPKSIFTKFVMAMSSVGISIPVFLTAIMLMYVFSIELGWLPSYGRGETANILGWESGFFTIDGIKHLILPCIALASIMLPLFIRLVRSEMLEVLSSEYIKFAKAKGLNLQKIYYQHALKNTMLPVLTVGGVQIGTMVAYTILTETVFQWPGTGFLFLEAINRVDTPLITAYVIFVGLIFVVTNTIVDLLYGIINPTVNLTGKGA
- a CDS encoding ABC transporter permease, which codes for MSQSNVAAAPSAWERFKNSDFLYYFKRDKVAMASFTVFMVFLVLALAAPVLAPTDPYDLTSIDIMDSELPPSWMEDGDKRFVLGTDEQGRDILSTILYGSRLSLTIGFLAVGLQLVLGIIIGLSAGYFGGRIDSFLMRFADVQLSFSTMMVAIIVSAIFKASFGSDFYSQYAVVMLVVIIGVAEWPQYARTIRASVLAEKKKEYVEAARVMGFKAPRIMFRHILPNCLSPILVISTVQVANAIMSEAALSFLGLGLPVDQPSLGALISIGFNYIFSGAWWITAFPGIVLVTLVLVINLLGDWLRDVFNPKLYKG
- a CDS encoding SPOR domain-containing protein, whose amino-acid sequence is MELKKAQYPSHRIQLSLSLGLLLGLSQFSSPVKADDFLCDAVQSSNKDLPKLESTCPIGKGLWGKKLPPKGSEFYWIQCGLLPKPMTVAQSKPLYIKITTDVWMKPEKNGYRCLIGPYLDAGQAVTDLREVKTLPDYKEAFIRVVGESNARQVKPNPPKAKAVSPKPTTPASAVTPAADVISVPAKKAQTKSAVTQATTKPSTKSESKPLVKGNNAITVRLTASVQDKTYVVPYLVENRNQFYMEHGTPWNRLNYDDASQICHQLGMSLVTHDEFKALRSSGVMEKNRWPLQLPYWGKDKIGLFADRIPNQLTGTSLLNVLCVK
- a CDS encoding substrate-binding domain-containing protein, whose translation is MTQHNKKTRTTLQDVADQVGVTKMTVSRYMRNPESVAEKTRVKIAAVIEEMGYIENRAPAMLSKSSSKAIGILLPSLSNQIFASFVQGIEMVTKANGYETLLAHFSYDVAEEERKIASLLSYQVDGLILTESNHTPRTLQMIQNAGIPVVETMELPDQPIDMAVGLDHEDASYSAVKRMLDSGKRTIVYFGARLDTRTKLRMQGYDRAMAEAGLESKHVLTGEHSSYSLAHELLAQALEIYPDMDGVFCTNDDIAIGTILSAQQRGIQIPQQLAVVGYNALDIGQTISPKLTSVDTPRFEIGKKSAELLIARLKGEDQSEQVVDMGYEITAGESV